Proteins from a single region of Thamnophis elegans isolate rThaEle1 chromosome 17, rThaEle1.pri, whole genome shotgun sequence:
- the LOC116520061 gene encoding T-lymphocyte surface antigen Ly-9-like translates to MKVSKDCRALQLSHLEQDDRGFYYAEIALPTEEVEYQPFELEVERYLQNSEMRVTCSSDGAGNGTWQLNCSTGDWKDRVEFSWESPIYRPYRSPDDAVIKVTSQDLNVSVTCRAENLISKASKTVFLKDVCSGQTKNLSRLPLWALLCLSLGGSLLLSGCMELVPMEKSRKADGGGGRWAQPHPGDD, encoded by the exons ATGAAGGTCTCCAAGGACTGCAGAGCATTGCAACTCAGCCATCTAGAGCAGGATGACAGAGGCTTTTATTATGCAGAAATTGCTTTACCAACTGAAGAAGTGGAATATCAGCCCTTTGAACTGGAGGTAGAAA GATATTTGCAGAATTCTGAGATGAGAGTGACCTGCAGTTCTGATGGGGCTGGAAATGGAACCTGGCAGCTGAATTGCTCCACAGGGGACTGGAAAGACAGGGTGGAATTCAGCTGGGAATCCCCCATCTACCGGCCTTATCGTTCCCCTGATGATGCTGTGATCAAAGTCACCTCCCAGGATCTGAATGTCAGTGTCACCTGCAGGGCAGAAAATCTGATTAGCAAGGCATCCAAGACGGTCTTCCTAAAGGATGTTTGTTCTG GACAGACCAAGAACCTCTCCAGGCTGCCTCTCTGGGCCCTGCTGTGCCTTAGTCTAGGGGGAAGTCTCCTTCTTTCTGGCTGCATGGAACTCGTTCCCATGGAGAAATCCAGAAAAG cagatggaggaggaggaaggtgggccCAGCCACACCCTGGAGATGATTGA